AAAGATTTATCATCAATAACCCTCATTGTGCATAAAACACCATTGAGATGGTCATACTCATGTTGGATGAGTTCAGCTTCATTATCTGAGGCTTTCCACTCCTGCATGTCCCAGTTTTCATCGAGGTACCTTAAGGTTAGGTGCTTGTGGCGTTTTACTTTAACCAAAAGGTTTGGAAAACTCATGCAATCGTCCCATAGCTCAAACATCTCTTCGCTAAGATATGATAGCTCCGGATTGATAATAACCTTAGGCTGGCCTAAATCAATGTATATCAGCCGCTTCATTATGCCCAATTGAGGAGCTGCAATGCCCCGCCCAAAATTGTATTTGTCCCGGATTTCTGCCATAGCGCTGGCCAAATCCTCTGCCCAACCTTTGACTGAATTTAATTCTGATTGTAAAACAGGCTCACTTTTTTGATACAATAGAGGATGGCCTAATTGCAATATGTCTTTAATTCCTTTTTTGTTCATGGCTTAAATATAGCTTAAACATTGCAAATAGGGATGTATACCAGCAGTAATGGATGCTTCTTTAAAGAAGCTTACAAAGACTCTATGGACCTGGTAAGCGTCAACATTATGGATTAACGGATAATCAACTTACGGTCCACACTATGCGTCCCATCAGAAATATTAAGAAGGTAGATCCCGGAATTAAGGCCTGATACTTCAATCTGTTTTGCATCCACATTGCCATCAAACCTGCCTTTTTCAATCACCTCTCCTGTGTAAGATCGCAGTGCCCAGGTAACCTCCTTTGAAAAAGAACCCGTTCTAAGAGTAATAATATCCGATGCCGGATTGGGATAAGCCACAACCTCTTGTATTTTGTTATCATTAACTCCCGTAATCATATTGACTTTTACCGGGAAGCGCTGAATTCTACTATACTTCCCAACAGAAGCCGTTATAGTTACTGAGTCCGTAGAATCAATATTTTCAAGCGCAGTCAATTTTAGTTCATCAGCGTCAACCTCCACTACTACAGATGCGTTTAAATTGGTAGTAATAACATAAGTCAGCCTCTCATCTTTTGTTGTTGAAAAGATATCGCTGTATTTAACAAAGACCTCCTCTCCATAGTTGAGCTCCTGTTGTTCAATAATCCTTTCTTCTTCAATAACCTCACTAAAAAACACTCTACTCCTTGTCACATATTCCCAATCACTTAATGAAGGTCTCCACTCACTTTTAAAAAATTCCGGTATTTGTTGAAGATCATTATAGATGTAATCAATCTTCCAATTATTTATCCAATTACCTACACCCTTATCAAAGTCATATTTTGTAATTAGTGTTCTATTTCCATAACCATTGTGCACATATTCATATTTTACATCCTCCTCCCATTCATTACTTGAACTATTCCATGTATAGTACGCTTCGGCGGTAAGGAATTCTCCAGTATAACTATAGACCGACTGGCCAGAATTTATCCATTCAACACCAGACAAATAGTAATCTGTAGTTAATACTTTTTTCCCATTTAAATCTAACTGCGTAATTACTTTGAAATATTCATGCCAGTCATCTGTATACCATGAATACCAATACTCTTCTGTCGTATTCTCTGTATAAATTATTGATCGTTTACCTTCAGGTTTCCAATCGTTAATCTCCTTAATCCAGGATGCTTCCTGTATCTCAATCTCATTCCCATCCCCATCATATTCATAGGTTGTCTTTAATACAGCTTCCCATTCCTCTTTTTCACTACCCCACTCATAATAAATGGTATATATAATATCCCCTAATTCATTAAGAATATATTCTTGTTTACGTATGTTAACCCACTTTGAGAGGTCGTTTTCCCATAATTGACCAAGGTTGACCTGTAATTTATTTACATCGTCAAATGTAACAAGGGTTCTGGATGAAGCCTGCCACTCTCCATTTTCATCTTCTCTGGAATAATAGGTTTGCTCTATACCTCTACCCTTGGAATCCCTTTTAACGGTGTATTTTCGGTTAGCCGAATTCCACTTCTGCTCCTCAACATTCCAGGGATCAGTAAGAATTGAGTCCTGTTGCCACAGGTCAGCATTTGCAGAGCTTTGCACTCTGGAAAAACCCATTTTCTTGGCTAAATAATAATCTTTAATGAATTTAAATGTATGATAATCAGAATCCTTCCCCTGATACTCAGAATCATAAAAACCAACCTCTTGCCCATAACTCTGTAGGCAGCAAAAAGTAATAATAATTAATACTAGTTTCAAGATGTAAGAATTGAACATTGCGCTTAAGTAGTGAAATAACAAACTATTACCAAAGAAAATGACACAATTATAAAACAATTAAATAACAGCAAAAAAAAGAATGTTGAATTATTAGAACCTTATAAATAAAAATTGGAACCCTCTCGAATTCCAATTTCTATTTCAACATAATATCTTAGTGCTCACTCCAGTATTACTACTCCCAATCCCTAAGCCTGTCGATATATAAATATGACTCTACAAATTCCCTGTGTTTTTCGCTGGTCAGTTTTTCAAGCAGCTCCAATGATGATATGTAGGTGGCAAGATTGCCGTTGGAAGAAAGAAATTTCCCGTCTTCCACATAGCTTATCAACGAGTCGTCCTGTACAAGAAGGTTTGGATAATTCTTCTGAAGCTCTTTTCCTCCACCAACCCAGGTGACTATTTTCTTACCATCTGCAATGCCTGAGGCTCCTATCAAATGTGCTCCGGCGCAGTTGCTTACGGTATATTGTGTTTCGTTGTTTTTCTCCTTAATGAAACTGACAATTTTGCTGTTATTCACCTGGGCGTGCATATCATAGGCGCTGGGTACTATCAGAACATTCAAAGCGGGGCAATTCTTAAAAGTATAATCGGGGATCATTTTCAAGCCCTCTTCGGAAATTAGCGGGGCATCGGTCTCTGCAATGGTGATCACGTTGAAGAGCTGCTCGCCACCTTCTGAGGGTTTTGCAAATACGTCCAGCGCGGCAGTGACTTCGGTAGTAAGTACGCCATCATACATTAGCAAACCAATGGTGGGCAAATCTTCTTTTATGGCTTTCAAATGAGTGCTTTCTGTTGTAACCTTTTCACTTACCTGATCCTGGTTATTCTGTGCTTTCTGCGTATTACAGGCTGACAAAATTACTATGAGTACGGGGGCTAATATCTTCATGTTTTTCATACCTTATTTGTTTGTTTTTTACTTGCCGGCAAAGGTATTCGTCACCTCAAAGAAAAAACTTGAACCAGTTTAAGAAACCTTTTTACTTCTCAATTTGCTCAGGTATTCCGGTGTTAAGCCAAGATAGGTAGCTACCAGATACTGGGGCATACGGTTGACAAACTCGGGAAATTCATCTCTAAATCTATAGAATATCTCTTCTTTGGAGTAAGTAAAAATATATTGTAACCGCTTAATAGCCGCTCCATAGCCTATTTCATAAACCTGCCTGAAGTAGCTGTCCATTACAGGGTGACAGGAAAGCAGTTTCTGTTGCTGTGCATATGAGATGCAAAGTACCTCAGAGGCTTCAACGGCCTGTATAAAAAAATCTGTTTTGCTTTGATGATGATATGCCAGAAAATCGGTGATCCACCAGTCCTTAATAGCAAACTGGATGGTCTTCTCCGCACCGTTATTGTCAATAAAATAGGCATGAAGGCAGCCATCCAATACAAAATAAATTTTATCACACTTCTCTCCGCCGTAAATAAGGGTATCTTTTTTGGCCAAAGTAACAGGATCAAAATAACCTGTGATCTGCTCATATTCCTTTGTATCGATATCAACGAACCTTTTGATATGGTGATAAAGCTTAATATCCATGGTATCGGCATTTAAAATTATCGTACAGCCAAGTTAGGCCTTATTCATCTCAAATGCTTCAATAGGTTCACTTCCTTTAAGTCATCGGGCACCTTTTTACTAAAAACCTTATTTTCACTCAGTACCGATACTGTATTAAACAATCCCTTATATTCGATGATGTAGTTGTTTTCCAGGTATATCCGCTTTCTCCTTCCTGAAAGTGAGAAGTCCCTTTTGCCATCGATCAAAATGTTGACAGGAGCACCTTCTTTCAATTCTGCTATTTTGAAATTCTCCCTTCGGGGCTCCCCCACATTCCAATAGTCCCAATTCAGAAAAAGCTCTATTTCCTTATCAAAACGGATCTTAAATATTTCGATATGCTGGCCAAACGGCTTCATCGAACCAAAAATCAGGTTTCGCTGCCGGGCCAGGTACTTCTCATAGTATTGTTTGAGCTGGCCTTCATCGTCACATCTTAGGGCATTTAGCTTCAAAAGGTTTAAATAGTCTTCGAAAGTGTGAAAATTATTGTCAATTAAAATGACCAGGTCTCCCAATACCCCTTCAACTTTCTCGAAGCAATCGTGACTGATAACCACCTCATCGCCATCCGCTGAAGTACCGGAGCTAACCTCCCTCTTCCAGGTCACATAGCCCTTCCGGGAGTCATAGCTTCTGTACTTCTTGTCATACTCGTAGGAGCATGAAAACACCTGAATGACATGGCAGGGCTTTTTATTGACTTTCATCCCCGGATCGTCAACCTACTATATCATTGATCGCCCTGAAAATGTTGAGCGGGTACTCTGCTATGCGGTTGCATAAGTAGAGGTACCACTCCTTGCCATACACGAAGTAAACCTTAGCCGGGTGGCCTTTGTCCTTTATGGTGGCCAGTTGCTCCATTTGTATGCCATACAAACTCTCAAACTCATAAATGTCTTTTGATGGCTGGTGTTTACTTATTAGCCGGAGAGCTTCCTGCTGTATGTTGTGATCGTGCGTGGCTATAGAGCAAAAGTGGCCTTGAGACAATAGCGCATCCAGGTAATTCAGATAGGTTTCATCGAGTTCTCTGCCACGGGACAGGGAAAGGTGAGCCGGTGTATCAAAAGCCCCTTTCACCAGCCTGATCCTGTTGGGCAACTTAATAAGTTCCTGAAAATCATCTTTGGACCGATGAAGGTAAGCCTGCATGGTTATAGACACCTGTTTACAATTTTTTGCTGCCGCCATATACGTTTCCAACACGGCATCAGTACGATTTACTCCCTCTGCACTTATAATAACTTCTGTGTGGTTAGGCGCTGCTGCCTCCAGAATACGCGTGATATTAGCCAGAGCCAGATCCTTGGATACGGCGAGGCCGATATGTGAAAGGTCCAGCGAGATGGTTGAATAAAGGTTTTGGCTTTCAATCTGACGGGCCATTTCTATAAACTCCTCCGTAGCTGCATTGGCTTCCTTTTCGGTGATGGTATTTTCACCCATAAACTCCATAGAGCACTTATACCCCTTTTCATTTTCAAGCACCACTTTTGCTATCGTCTCCTCCATGGTTTCTCCACCTATGTACCGGTCTGCCGCCTTTTTGAGGGCATGGAACAATGTGGCATTATTTAACAAGTATTCTTTGGCCTGCTCATTTAAGGCAGCTTTTTTCAGGGCCTTTGCCCCTAATTCAATTAACTCCTGATCCATGTTATGTTGGTTTAAAGTTTGACAGCAAGAGATTGTATAAACTCCTCAATTTTCGCTTCGTTCCTTTTATAATAAGTCCACTTTCCTATTCTTTTACCCGTTAGCAAGCCTGCCTTTTCCATCATGGTTAAATAATGGGAGGTAGTGGACTGCGACAAACCCAGCTTATCCTGAATATGGCACACGCATACCCCGTCATCAAAATTGGGCACATTGACCTGTGGTGGAAAATTTTCCTCCGGGCTTTTCAGCCAATCCAGTATCTCAACCCTGGCCTTATTGGACAGCACCTTGCTTACCTCTACGATATTCATAGGTCTAATGTAGCAACATATCGATAATTATCGATATGTTGTTTTGTGTTTTTTTAAAGCACCGGTACCCAAAAGATGGAGTTGTGTTGCTGTGCAATTTTGAAAGTGTAGTAGAGAAGAGCCAAACAGCGGCTTTACTAAACTTCCGAAAGTTTGGTAAAGCTTAACCGATCAGTGGCACGGACAGAAGCATAAAACCCTAACCATTCAGTACAAAGCTCTGGCAGGAAGTAATGAAGTGTTTAAAGGTGGCTGTCTGGGGACAGCCACCGGGGAGAAAAAGCTACAACAATGAAATGAGCAGACTTATGAACTGTTTTAATGAACGGCTGCATATACCTGCCTGTCCATTGTAATACCGTGCTCTTTGGTAAATTCTGCCGGGTTAAAATTAATTCTCCGGTACTCGTCCTGAACAGATCTTTTGGCTGCTTCCAAATGTTTCTGGCTCTGCCAAACGGCAATTGTCATGAGCTCAACATGGTCAGCATTGCCTTCATTTACCATTATATTGTCTTCAATAAAGCCGGGAAGTGTTTTAATGTAGCTCCTGTTGTAGGCCACCTTCTTCATAAACTCGCCATAAGCACTTCGCGGAACAGTAAACCTGTCTACAAAAATCACGTGGTCGCCGGACCTATTCGTAAGACTGGAAAAATCTGCCGGTAATATTTCCAACTGCTGCAAAAAGCTCAGGCGGTCAGTCATGATTTGGTGATAAATAATCTTACCGCTTTCAAAAGTATATACCGCATACCCCTGATTACTGATGGTTTTACCTGTTGGTGCAATATGTTGAAAGTTACCCTCATGGGTGCCGTTAACCCTTTGCCTGATCATCACTTTGTTGTCATCTGCGATAAGCTCCTCTATTTCCCATTTTGCATCCGGAAAGGCTTTGATCACTTGATCGATGCCTGTTTTAAATCCTTCCACCCCTTTGCCTCCCTGATCGTTGGCATAGCTTTCTGAAATCAGGTCATCAAGAGGTTCAAATTTCCTTTCGTTAAGGATAACCTCATACAGGTTTCGAATAGCTTCTTTGTTTGCGGTTTGTTCGTTAATTACTTCCATAGTTACTTCGTTATCAAGCTGGTCAGCCTGATCCGGTACACATGCCACAACAGATGCAGCCGATACCAGGGCAAGCAGCCAGATGCCTGGTGTTAATAAATACTTCATAGTTCTAAAATTTGATAAAGCAAACTTGGGGAAGATTGAAGGCTAATGATTGTAAAAAATCATTGATTTACCAGTAAGAAGCTGCCCCGAAGAACGCTGTAGGGGTTAGCCCGGTAAAAAGTTTGAACTCTTTATTGAAATGAGGCTGATCGTAAAACCCATGATCCAGGGCAATAGTTGACAAAGACTCTAAAGAAGGGGTTTTACTAATAATCTCATTCATCCGCACAATGCCTGAAAACTGCTTGGCACTGCTTCCCACCACTTTCCTGAACCTCTTCTCGAAGGCATCCTGACTGATACAAAGGTCATTTGTCAGTTTGTTTATTCGCATAGACCCACCGGTAGCATGGATTCTGTTCACAGCTTCTATCACCAGATTATCTGGTTTATAATAGAGCAGCTTTGAGGACAGGAACTTTTCAATAAGCGTGATCATATCCTCAAACTTTTCAGTTTCAGCCAATTGGTCGCTAATTGATGAGATCTCTGATTGTCGAAAAAAATTATCTAAAGAAACACTCTCTTCGAAGAGTTTAAAGATGGGGAGCTTGAAAAATGCCGATGCCCCGGTTTCGGTAAACATTACAATCAAGGCCGCTGTTTTTGGGGCATAATTGATGAGCCGGACGGTTTTCCTCAAGCCGGAGAAAGTTGCTGAGGGCAAGGTTTGTTTATTGTTCTTGTCGAGATAAGCTATCTGGCCTTTAAAACGAAAAGCCAGCGCAAATGAAGTGCCGGGCACTACCCTGTTGATGATCTCATCGTCACTCTCAATGATCCTGTAAGCTTTGATAAATGGCCTGAGCTGGCTGGTAGGCTGGTATTCGGTTAGCTTCATTTATTTTAGCTTTGGCTATACTGTATCCATGATTGACATAATCTGTTTACGGAAATTTTGAGTGTGTCGTTTCAAGATGCAAAGCCTTCCGTAATTAAATAAGGCATAAATACGAGCAAGGGGATTCCTGATATTTTCATTGTACTTCTGCATAAAAATGTACGAAAAAACCTCCTAAATCGTCACCCTGAAATTTCTGTATTGCACCGGAATATGATTACCAAACTTCATAGAAATATTCAGGGTCTCCCGGATATGGGCAGTACCTAAACCTTCAACTACACACTTAATCACGGGCCTCAGGTTCAGAGCAGATGCAAAGTCAATCAGATGCATGTGCTCCAAATGACGCGGAGTCCTCTTCGAGAGACATCCGCGCGGAAGCAGGAAGCAGAAGTATAGCTATAGGCCCGAGCAATGGAATTCCTGATATTTTCATTGTACTTCTGCATAAAAATGAGCGAAAAAACCTCCTAAATCGTCACCCTGAAATTTCTGTATTGCACCGGAATATGATTACCAAACTTCATAGAAATATTCAGGGTCTCCCGGATATGGGCAGTACCTAAACCTTCAACCACACACTTAATCACGGGGCCTCAGGTTCAGAGCAAATGCAAAGTTCAATCAGACGCATGTGCTCCAAATGACGCGGAGTCCTCTTCGAGAGACATCCGCTGGGAAGCAGGAAGCAGAGGTACAGCTATAGGCCCGAGCAAGGAGATTCCTGATATTTTCTTTAAATGTATGCAT
This region of Fulvivirga ulvae genomic DNA includes:
- a CDS encoding peptide deformylase translates to MNKKGIKDILQLGHPLLYQKSEPVLQSELNSVKGWAEDLASAMAEIRDKYNFGRGIAAPQLGIMKRLIYIDLGQPKVIINPELSYLSEEMFELWDDCMSFPNLLVKVKRHKHLTLRYLDENWDMQEWKASDNEAELIQHEYDHLNGVLCTMRVIDDKSFKWRP
- a CDS encoding T9SS type A sorting domain-containing protein encodes the protein MKLVLIIITFCCLQSYGQEVGFYDSEYQGKDSDYHTFKFIKDYYLAKKMGFSRVQSSANADLWQQDSILTDPWNVEEQKWNSANRKYTVKRDSKGRGIEQTYYSREDENGEWQASSRTLVTFDDVNKLQVNLGQLWENDLSKWVNIRKQEYILNELGDIIYTIYYEWGSEKEEWEAVLKTTYEYDGDGNEIEIQEASWIKEINDWKPEGKRSIIYTENTTEEYWYSWYTDDWHEYFKVITQLDLNGKKVLTTDYYLSGVEWINSGQSVYSYTGEFLTAEAYYTWNSSSNEWEEDVKYEYVHNGYGNRTLITKYDFDKGVGNWINNWKIDYIYNDLQQIPEFFKSEWRPSLSDWEYVTRSRVFFSEVIEEERIIEQQELNYGEEVFVKYSDIFSTTKDERLTYVITTNLNASVVVEVDADELKLTALENIDSTDSVTITASVGKYSRIQRFPVKVNMITGVNDNKIQEVVAYPNPASDIITLRTGSFSKEVTWALRSYTGEVIEKGRFDGNVDAKQIEVSGLNSGIYLLNISDGTHSVDRKLIIR
- a CDS encoding DJ-1/PfpI family protein; this translates as MKNMKILAPVLIVILSACNTQKAQNNQDQVSEKVTTESTHLKAIKEDLPTIGLLMYDGVLTTEVTAALDVFAKPSEGGEQLFNVITIAETDAPLISEEGLKMIPDYTFKNCPALNVLIVPSAYDMHAQVNNSKIVSFIKEKNNETQYTVSNCAGAHLIGASGIADGKKIVTWVGGGKELQKNYPNLLVQDDSLISYVEDGKFLSSNGNLATYISSLELLEKLTSEKHREFVESYLYIDRLRDWE
- a CDS encoding Crp/Fnr family transcriptional regulator, with protein sequence MDIKLYHHIKRFVDIDTKEYEQITGYFDPVTLAKKDTLIYGGEKCDKIYFVLDGCLHAYFIDNNGAEKTIQFAIKDWWITDFLAYHHQSKTDFFIQAVEASEVLCISYAQQQKLLSCHPVMDSYFRQVYEIGYGAAIKRLQYIFTYSKEEIFYRFRDEFPEFVNRMPQYLVATYLGLTPEYLSKLRSKKVS
- a CDS encoding proline dehydrogenase family protein; amino-acid sequence: MDQELIELGAKALKKAALNEQAKEYLLNNATLFHALKKAADRYIGGETMEETIAKVVLENEKGYKCSMEFMGENTITEKEANAATEEFIEMARQIESQNLYSTISLDLSHIGLAVSKDLALANITRILEAAAPNHTEVIISAEGVNRTDAVLETYMAAAKNCKQVSITMQAYLHRSKDDFQELIKLPNRIRLVKGAFDTPAHLSLSRGRELDETYLNYLDALLSQGHFCSIATHDHNIQQEALRLISKHQPSKDIYEFESLYGIQMEQLATIKDKGHPAKVYFVYGKEWYLYLCNRIAEYPLNIFRAINDIVG
- a CDS encoding ArsR/SmtB family transcription factor, with product MNIVEVSKVLSNKARVEILDWLKSPEENFPPQVNVPNFDDGVCVCHIQDKLGLSQSTTSHYLTMMEKAGLLTGKRIGKWTYYKRNEAKIEEFIQSLAVKL
- a CDS encoding ester cyclase, translated to MKYLLTPGIWLLALVSAASVVACVPDQADQLDNEVTMEVINEQTANKEAIRNLYEVILNERKFEPLDDLISESYANDQGGKGVEGFKTGIDQVIKAFPDAKWEIEELIADDNKVMIRQRVNGTHEGNFQHIAPTGKTISNQGYAVYTFESGKIIYHQIMTDRLSFLQQLEILPADFSSLTNRSGDHVIFVDRFTVPRSAYGEFMKKVAYNRSYIKTLPGFIEDNIMVNEGNADHVELMTIAVWQSQKHLEAAKRSVQDEYRRINFNPAEFTKEHGITMDRQVYAAVH
- a CDS encoding helix-turn-helix domain-containing protein; translated protein: MKLTEYQPTSQLRPFIKAYRIIESDDEIINRVVPGTSFALAFRFKGQIAYLDKNNKQTLPSATFSGLRKTVRLINYAPKTAALIVMFTETGASAFFKLPIFKLFEESVSLDNFFRQSEISSISDQLAETEKFEDMITLIEKFLSSKLLYYKPDNLVIEAVNRIHATGGSMRINKLTNDLCISQDAFEKRFRKVVGSSAKQFSGIVRMNEIISKTPSLESLSTIALDHGFYDQPHFNKEFKLFTGLTPTAFFGAASYW